In Acidisarcina polymorpha, the DNA window CATCGCGCCTTCCCAGGGCAAGAACAAGCCCGAAGATCGCGGTCAGCAGCAGCGTCCCATAGCCCGTGCTGAGATGAAGTTCATCGGCTACCCAGTCGCCGATCGCCGTGCCCAAAGTTCCCGCCGTCAACAAGGAAAGCCAGTACCAGCCACCGGTCGCTGGCCGCCCCTTGCTGTCTGAAGCCGCTGCAAGCAGCCGGGGTGCAACCGGCCAGACGACCAGAGCCTGAAGAACTGCCAGTCCCCGGATCACCTGAAGATATGGCAAAGCAAAGGTGTGCGTGGCGAGGTCTGCAAGGTTGGTGGCCGCAGTGCGCAACACGATCACGGCGCCCCAGTACCATACCTGGCTTCGAACCGAGGAACGGCGCTCGCCAAATAGCACCGCAAAAAAGATCAACGCCAGTGGACCCAGACCTATCCAGTGATTCCACCCGAAATAGTATGAGCAGTCGTCGCCGGTATTGCAGCCCAGGACGCTGGCCATTGCCATCACCGCCCAATACCGCGCGTCGACATCTGGCACGCTTCCATAATGCATGGGCCGGATAAAGTCAGGCCATTTCACCGCGACCCCTTGATGGTTAAGACCTTGATGCTCAATACCTTGGTGCTTAATACCTTGATGCTTGATACTCTGTTCGCTCACGCTTGCCTCCACTCTCATGGTTCGCATCCTCTACCTGCGTGCTTCTGCGTACTCCTTGCGCCCGGACTTTCTGTCGGTGGAGTTCAGCAGTCGCTGAGATTTCATCGCGGCAGTGTCGCCGCTAGCGAAACACGACCGTGCTGTGGTTCAGCTCCCATCCAGAGACCACGACTACCGTGCCCGCGGGATGGCCCGGAGAATCTTCAACCATAACTACTTTTTCGCCGATCGCAAGCTTCACCGGAACTGCTTTGCCCGGTTCTAGCGTGATCTCGCTCTCACCAGCCTTGACCTTCATCTCCACCTTGGAATCGTTCCGCAGGTTGAAGCTCACGGTCTTTATCTTCGTGACCATTTCATAAGTCGCATTCGCCGAGGGCGCCGCGTACGCTGCCCTGCTCGAATGGAGTGCAGCCGATATCATCATGCCTCCCAAGATAAGACGGTTTCTCATGGAGTCTCCTTTTCACTTCCGAATGAACTGCGTCCCTGTTCAGGCGCTTACTTGCCGAGCCCGGTATGCGATAGGTCTGCTGATCGAAATCGTTTGAGACTTCGAAATCGTTTGAGCAAACCCTAGCGCAGCATCCTGAAGATCTCCTGTATTGGAGCGCCTCGCGGCTCTACAGGGAATCTTCAGTAAATGCGGCTAGCCTTCTCGTCGAAGCAATCGATTTCTCACGGAGATACGCACATGGAACTCGTTCATCCCGCCGGCCATCACGCTCACGCGCACGATCATGCCGAAACATCGACCACACGACGGCAATTTATTACCTCTCTCTTGGCCGCCAGCATCGTCGCACCTTACGCCTTTGGTGAGGTCGATAAGGGCGACCTGGCGGCAGGCTATCGTCGCGACTCCGAAGTCATGGAGCGAGTCGGGCTCGCTGATCCATTCAAAGGAATCACCACAAATGGAACGATTATTCCCGGCCTGTATAAGATCGCGCCGACCCAATGCCCGACGGACGCCGTGCGCAACGCCGCAGCCCACTACATGGCCACGCTGAGTGATCAGCAACTGGTGCGCACCGTGTTTCCGGTCGATGACCCGCAATGGCGAAAGTGGGCAAATCAGGGGTACTACGTACGGAGCGGCGTCAGCATGCGCGACATGACAACCCCCCAGCGCGAGGCTGCAATGGCTCTTATGCGCGCTTCGCTCAGCGCTAAGGGCTTCGACCTGGCGCGCAACATCATGCGCCTCAACGAAACACTGGCCGAGATGATCGACGATCACCTCGTCACCGGCGAGTGGGCATACTACTTCACGATCATGGGTAAGCCGTCGGCGATGGAACCTTGGGGATGGCAGTTCCAGGGCCCGCACGCCATCCTCAATTACTTCGTGCTTGGCGATCAGGTTGTCGCCACCCCGCTGTTCTTTGGTTCAGAGCCGACTCATGCCACATCCGGAAAATACAAGGGACTATCTGTCCTCCAGAAGGAACAAAATGATGGCTTGGCCCTGGTGCGATCGTTGCCGCAACTACAGCAGCAGCGAGCGGTCTTGAAGTTCTCGAAGACCGGCAACGATAACCTTACCGAAGCATTCAAAGATAACATCGTTTTGGATTACGCGGGTCTCCGGGCGAACGAACTGCCGCCGCCCGCTCGTCAGAGCCTGCGTGATTTGGTTCAGCTTTATGTCAGTAACATGGATGAAGACCATGCCCGCATGAAGATGAACGAGGTGGACCAACACCTGGACAACACCTGGTTCTCCTGGATTGGCGGAATCGAACCCGGCAGCGTTTACTACTATCGCATCCAGAGCCCTGTCGTCGTCATTGAATTCGACCACCAGACGCCGGCCAACCTTGCGCGATTCGCAGCGGATCCGGACGCTCCCACCCGCCAGCATATTCACACCGTGCTGCGTACTCCCAACGGAAATGATTACGGCAAGGATCTCCTAAGACAGCACTACCTGACGCATCCACACACGACTTAGAAGTTCCTAGCATCTCTTGAGACCCGGCTAAGCGTCTCTCACTAATAATGAAGATAGAGGAGGCGTCTCGCCCGTGCACATCCTGATTGTGGAGGACAAGCATAGTCTCGCTAACATGCTTAGGACCAGCCTTGAAGAGAAAGGCAATACCGTCGTTCTTGCCTTCGAGGGGGAAGAAGGATTGGCTCACGCCGAGTCGGGTCTCTTCGACGTCATGGTCCTGGATATTATGTTGCCGCGCATGGATGGCCTTGAGGTCATACGGCGTCTTCGCCACAAAGGCCATCTGCTGCCAGTTCTGGCGCTGACCGCCCGCGACACGGTCGCTGACATCGTGGCCGCGCTTGACCTCGGCATCGACGACTATCTTACCAAGCCGTTTGCCATGGCTGAATTTCTGGCGCGGCTTCGCGCCGTCGCACGCAAGGGGCCCGCGGTGAAACACGTCGACCTTCAGGTAGGAGATCTTGTTCTCGATCCCAGGAGCGGTCAGGTCAGGCGCGGAGACGTACTCTTGATGCTTACGCGCAGACAGTTCGCCTTACTCGAGTACCTCATGCGGCGCGCAGGTCATGTGCTCACGCGAGAAGCCCTCCTCGAGCGGATCTGGAGCGATAATCCGGATGTCGCCGCGAACACGCTGGAGGTTTTCATTCGCGCTCTACGTACCAAGATCGACGTCGATCGTGAGAAGAGTTTGATTGAAACAGTTCGTGGTGTCGGTTATCGCATGGATAGCGGTGTCCAACCATGAAACCGCCTCCCATTCGTGTTCGACTTACGGCCTGGTACCTGGTCGTGATATCGACCGCCCTCACAGTCTCCTTCTTCGCAGTGTACTTCGGTATACAGAGGGCCATTGAAGACACCGTAGACACGCAGCTCGAAGCGCGGAGCGACACACTGATACGCTTCCTGGAACATTACAATCCACCCCGGGTCGCCGCAGGGTCGCAGCCGCTTCCAGCAGAGGCTGCACTGGGCCCAGGCGACCAGCTCTATCAGATCAGTGATGTCTCCGGAGCCATGCTCTTCCAGTCACCCGCTATGCGCGAACTTCAGGTGCCGCTCGACGTAAACCAGCTCTATCATCACTACCGTCACCACCGCGACCAGGGAAATTTCACCACCTACTATCGCCGCAGCAGCGACGTTCGCGTACTGGCATCTCTTGTTCAACTGCAAGGCAACGCATATCGCATTCAAGTCGCCACCGACGTAAACCCGTTTTACGAAATTCTGGAAACATTTAGAAAGTGGTCATGGGCCGGCTTGCCGCTCATCGTCTGTCTGGCCGGCCTTGGTGGCTATTGGCTCACCGGGCGAGCGATGAAGCCCGTCCATGACCTCGTCCATTCCACGCGCGACATCTCGGAACACAGCCTATCCAGGCGTATCCCAGTCCCAGCCGCGCAGGATGAACTGCGCCAGCTCGCTGAGACCATCAACGCAATGCTCGCCAGGCTGGAGTCGGCCTTCACAAGAGTCACGCGCTTTACCGCAGACGCTTCGCACGAGCTGCGCACTCCCATCACCGTCATCCGGACCACAGCCGAGGTCATCCTCGAACGAGAGCGCTCGAGTGCGGAGTTGAGGGAGATGGTTGGATTGATCCTGCGTGAGTCGGAGTCCACGTCAACCCTGATCGAACAACTGTTGACTCTCGCCCGGACTGATGCTGACACCGAGCAGCTGAATCTGGAGGAGTTGGAGCTGCGATCCTTATTAGCGGAGCTGGACGCAAGCAGCAGAGTGCTTGCCGAAAGCCGCAGTCTGCAATGGACAATGGAAGTCCCCGATCAGCCCGTCGTCATCCATGCAGATCAGGCAAATCTGCGACGCATGCTCCTCATTCTGATTGAGAACGCCTGCCGCTACACCGAGCCCAATGGATCGGTCCGGCTCAGCCTGCGTGTACAGAAACCCGAAGCCCTGATCGAAGTGACCGATACCGGCATCGGGATTCCTCCCGAGGAATTAACGCATATCTTCGACCGCTTCTATCGCGCCTCAAACGCGCGCTTCTTTGATCCCGAGGGAACAGGTCTGGGCCTGCCAATCGCTAGATGGATCGCAACCTCGCACGGCGGCACTCTGACCGCGCAGAGCACCCTCGGCAGGGGAACCTGCATGGCAGTTCGCCTTCGCCTAAGCGGGAACGAGTGAGCTCAGCGGCTCCCTCCGTCTAAGATGCCACACCGTGTTAAAGAGATAACATGCCGGTGTCCAAGGCTTGGGTTCAAAAGACTTGAATTAGGAACAGGCCCGTGATGACCATGACAGTGAAGGTCACGCCATGAATGGAGAAGGCTGCCTGCTTTGAGCCGCCCGAACCAAGTACGTTCGACATATCGCCGAACGCGGTGAGGGACTCGACGAGAAACGCAATGCCCACGGTCCGCGAATTCGTTGTAAGCATCAGCGTAAGGGCGACCAGGCCGGATACGATGTCCCGGATACCTTTGAGGCGCAGCCACGCGCGAGTGTCCGGATCCGGTGAGGGAAGCTTGAGGCCGAAGGACCCCGTCATCTTTTCGGGCGAAGCGATGTAGAAGCTGCCGATGATGATGATCCCGGCGGCGAGCAGAACTGCGACAGCGAGAGGGACGGTGGTGTGCATGAAATAGCTCCTTTAGTAAATCTAGCAACGCTACATAAGATTCGGCGCAAATGCTGGAAGATTCAGGACGACGAAAGGTTTTCTAGCGGCGCTATCCTTTACCTGGATGGAGTGAGGGGCGCTGATAACGGCGCCCGTTAATATCCGCTCCAGATCAATTCAGGACGAGTGAATGGCAATTCGTCCGAATTTCTCAATCTTTCCCGCTACGCACGCTTCCTAGCGACGCTGAGTTCCTGGCTCGTCAGGCGTTGTCTATGTTCGCGCTGCACCTTCAGTGGGTCATGCCGATACTACTGAGCCACTTGTCCACTAGCTCAGGCCAGTCCGTTATGGGCAAGTTAGTGCGACGAAGTCCAAATGCATGTCCGCCTTGCGCATACAGATGCATCTCGACCGGAACGCCTGCGTTCTTCAGAGCAATATAGTACGCAAGCGCATCGTCGACATTGTCAACATGGTCGTCTTCGCTCTGGAGCAAAAACGTGGGCGGTGTCTGGCTTGTAACCGGAATCTCGGGGTTAAGGCAGAGTTCATGATTCTGGCAGGATTTCAGAATAGATTGCGGTATGGAATACTTGGTCCTGCCTTGATGAGTGTCCCATTCTGCTGCCGATAATGAGAGATGACCAGGGTAGATGGGAATCGCGAAGTCGGGTCTGCAGCTCACCTTATCAGCCGCATCGACAAGTGGGTAAATACGCTGAGTGTGTGTGCTTACCGCCGCCACCAGATGACCGCCTGACGAGAACCCGAGAACCCCGATCTTATGGGGGTCAACATGAAGTCCTGCAGCGTGAAAGCGTACAAGACCAATCGTTCTTTGAGCGTCTTCCAGAGCCATCGGGGACTCGGGATATGGTCCCGACTTCGGGTACGGTCCCACGTCAGTGACTCGGTACTTTAAGAGGACGCACGTAATGCCCCGCGGCGTTAACCAATCACAGACCTCCGTTCCTTCGAGGTCGATCGCCAAGCCCTGGTACCCTCCGCCGGGAAACACCACCACAGCCACGCCCGTGTTGCTGCCGGTTGGTCCGTACACCGTCATTGTGGGACGGGTGACGTTGCTGATCCCAGTCACGGGCCTGC includes these proteins:
- a CDS encoding DUF3500 domain-containing protein, whose translation is MELVHPAGHHAHAHDHAETSTTRRQFITSLLAASIVAPYAFGEVDKGDLAAGYRRDSEVMERVGLADPFKGITTNGTIIPGLYKIAPTQCPTDAVRNAAAHYMATLSDQQLVRTVFPVDDPQWRKWANQGYYVRSGVSMRDMTTPQREAAMALMRASLSAKGFDLARNIMRLNETLAEMIDDHLVTGEWAYYFTIMGKPSAMEPWGWQFQGPHAILNYFVLGDQVVATPLFFGSEPTHATSGKYKGLSVLQKEQNDGLALVRSLPQLQQQRAVLKFSKTGNDNLTEAFKDNIVLDYAGLRANELPPPARQSLRDLVQLYVSNMDEDHARMKMNEVDQHLDNTWFSWIGGIEPGSVYYYRIQSPVVVIEFDHQTPANLARFAADPDAPTRQHIHTVLRTPNGNDYGKDLLRQHYLTHPHTT
- a CDS encoding response regulator transcription factor, translated to MHILIVEDKHSLANMLRTSLEEKGNTVVLAFEGEEGLAHAESGLFDVMVLDIMLPRMDGLEVIRRLRHKGHLLPVLALTARDTVADIVAALDLGIDDYLTKPFAMAEFLARLRAVARKGPAVKHVDLQVGDLVLDPRSGQVRRGDVLLMLTRRQFALLEYLMRRAGHVLTREALLERIWSDNPDVAANTLEVFIRALRTKIDVDREKSLIETVRGVGYRMDSGVQP
- a CDS encoding ATP-binding protein, translated to MKPPPIRVRLTAWYLVVISTALTVSFFAVYFGIQRAIEDTVDTQLEARSDTLIRFLEHYNPPRVAAGSQPLPAEAALGPGDQLYQISDVSGAMLFQSPAMRELQVPLDVNQLYHHYRHHRDQGNFTTYYRRSSDVRVLASLVQLQGNAYRIQVATDVNPFYEILETFRKWSWAGLPLIVCLAGLGGYWLTGRAMKPVHDLVHSTRDISEHSLSRRIPVPAAQDELRQLAETINAMLARLESAFTRVTRFTADASHELRTPITVIRTTAEVILERERSSAELREMVGLILRESESTSTLIEQLLTLARTDADTEQLNLEELELRSLLAELDASSRVLAESRSLQWTMEVPDQPVVIHADQANLRRMLLILIENACRYTEPNGSVRLSLRVQKPEALIEVTDTGIGIPPEELTHIFDRFYRASNARFFDPEGTGLGLPIARWIATSHGGTLTAQSTLGRGTCMAVRLRLSGNE
- a CDS encoding DUF4267 domain-containing protein, yielding MHTTVPLAVAVLLAAGIIIIGSFYIASPEKMTGSFGLKLPSPDPDTRAWLRLKGIRDIVSGLVALTLMLTTNSRTVGIAFLVESLTAFGDMSNVLGSGGSKQAAFSIHGVTFTVMVITGLFLIQVF
- a CDS encoding alpha/beta hydrolase encodes the protein MPDPQLTSGPEFEETTPKAWQGTGRPVTGISNVTRPTMTVYGPTGSNTGVAVVVFPGGGYQGLAIDLEGTEVCDWLTPRGITCVLLKYRVTDVGPYPKSGPYPESPMALEDAQRTIGLVRFHAAGLHVDPHKIGVLGFSSGGHLVAAVSTHTQRIYPLVDAADKVSCRPDFAIPIYPGHLSLSAAEWDTHQGRTKYSIPQSILKSCQNHELCLNPEIPVTSQTPPTFLLQSEDDHVDNVDDALAYYIALKNAGVPVEMHLYAQGGHAFGLRRTNLPITDWPELVDKWLSSIGMTH